Sequence from the Arthrobacter pigmenti genome:
GTTGATCTGATACAAGGTCAGAAATGTTGAGCCGAGGGTGTCCCTCACCATCGTCCAGGAATACAGGACCGGCGACGCCCAGGTGGCGATCATAAGCAGCATGTCGACGAAATTCTCGGAGTCCCTGAAGTACACATTGGCAGCACCGAAGAACAAACCCAGGCCCGTCGCCAGCAGAGCAACAATTCCGAACCCTGCGACTGCTGCAACTAACTCCAGGATCCCGGGCGTCCAGCCGGTGAAGAGGCAAGCGATCAGCAGGACAACCAACTGCGGCACAAAGTGGACCGCAGACACCCAAACCGACGCGACCGGAAAGAGTTCACGCGGCAGGTATATTTTCTTGATCAATCCGCCGTTACCGACGATTGATCGGGACGCGTTTCCCAGCGCCTCTGTGAAGAAGTTGATCAGGATGATTCCTGAGAACAAGTAGATCGGGTAGTTCTCGGTGTTGTCATTCATACCCAGGAAAACACCGAGCGCGAACCAGAAGACGATGAACTGTACGCCCGGCTTCACATACGACCACAGGAGACCAAGAACCGACCCCCTGTAGCGGACCTTCAGTTCCTTCGCCACCAGAAGCTTGAGCAGGAAACGTGAACGGACAACGTCCCGTAGTCCCCTACCCAGGCCGGGGGTGACTAGCTCGCTGCTCAACCTTGCTGACTCTTATCCGAGTGGGCTTCGAAGGTCTTCTTCCAGGCCTCGAAGGAAGTTATCTCAGTCAGAGCCGAGCGATACTGCTCCCGTAGTCGCGGCCAGTCCTTCAGGATCTCCGCATTCAATCGTGCGGACTCCGCGAGGAGCGCGCGCAGCTTTTTCGGATCCCGCTGGTACCAGGATGCGCCCGTGCCTTCAGCGTTCGAGACCACAGCGCTGTCGTATTGCGACATCCGCCACCATTTGTTGTCCTGATGCGCTACCACAGCCTGCGGCCGTTCCTTGGCGGAGGACGGTACGGACTTGCTCAACTGCCGCGCAACAGTCTTCGCTGCCCAGGGTGCCAGCTTCAGGTAGGACGGCGCCCTGAATCCCTGGCCTCTTC
This genomic interval carries:
- a CDS encoding ABC transporter permease, producing MSSELVTPGLGRGLRDVVRSRFLLKLLVAKELKVRYRGSVLGLLWSYVKPGVQFIVFWFALGVFLGMNDNTENYPIYLFSGIILINFFTEALGNASRSIVGNGGLIKKIYLPRELFPVASVWVSAVHFVPQLVVLLIACLFTGWTPGILELVAAVAGFGIVALLATGLGLFFGAANVYFRDSENFVDMLLMIATWASPVLYSWTMVRDTLGSTFLTLYQINPLTIAVELFHFAFWKPTTSAITDPAVLSPPNLFAVWTPVGVFTALAVILLGQFTFRRLEGRFAQEL